In one Shewanella loihica PV-4 genomic region, the following are encoded:
- a CDS encoding SAM-dependent methyltransferase — translation MGEAYTRGSLVCVGTGLNLGGQITVLSKSYIELADVVFSLVPDAFALQWLESMNQDVRSLHRYYAQGEEVKSRRDTYQQMVEAILTEVRAGKRVVCALYGHPGVFACVSHIAIRRAREEGFEAKMEPGISAEACLWADVGIDPGQSGHQSFEASQFMFYCHTPDPATHLLLWQIAIAGEHTLTKFHTNSDCLQVLVEQLSEWYPLDHEVILYEAPNLPTQAPRIERLLLKALPQAKLTSITTLLIPPAAPLKVNHKVLAKLGISEALLG, via the coding sequence ATGGGTGAAGCCTATACAAGAGGCAGTTTGGTTTGCGTTGGCACAGGTCTTAACCTGGGCGGTCAGATAACCGTGTTGAGTAAGAGTTATATCGAGCTGGCCGACGTGGTTTTTTCTTTGGTGCCCGATGCCTTTGCCCTCCAGTGGCTTGAGAGCATGAATCAAGATGTCCGTTCATTGCATCGATACTATGCCCAGGGTGAAGAAGTTAAGAGCCGTCGTGATACCTATCAACAGATGGTCGAGGCGATATTGACCGAGGTTAGGGCGGGTAAGCGGGTCGTGTGCGCCCTGTATGGTCATCCTGGTGTGTTTGCCTGTGTGTCCCATATCGCCATTCGCCGGGCGCGCGAAGAAGGTTTCGAGGCTAAGATGGAGCCGGGGATCTCAGCCGAAGCCTGCTTATGGGCCGACGTGGGAATAGATCCGGGTCAGTCTGGCCATCAGAGCTTCGAGGCCAGTCAATTCATGTTTTACTGTCATACGCCGGATCCCGCCACTCACTTGCTGCTGTGGCAGATAGCCATCGCCGGAGAGCACACGCTCACAAAGTTTCATACTAACTCGGATTGTTTGCAGGTCTTGGTTGAGCAGCTTAGCGAGTGGTATCCGTTAGACCATGAGGTCATTCTGTATGAAGCGCCCAATTTACCGACTCAAGCGCCTCGAATTGAACGCTTATTACTCAAGGCTTTACCCCAAGCCAAGTTAACTTCTATTACTACCTTGCTAATTCCACCGGCGGCGCCGCTGAAGGTGAACCATAAGGTTTTGGCAAAACTCGGTATTTCAGAAGCTTTATTGGGCTAA
- a CDS encoding tetratricopeptide repeat-containing diguanylate cyclase, with amino-acid sequence MACVFSIALCGSAVASDVDYDAVIDELKASLIAEPAKSSEVIAYLKENTQHLSREQRARVLTLESNKEMYNGSYERAFNLLTQAEQLSHSPETQNSIYLYQATALIAMKNYQGALDAMAKNLDRIEQIDDVTIKMTSYLRLANLYLDLEVYDEVKRYASLAYALSRDRSPKEQCYAQLFLAVGELKLSHYHEAKQLFADTRTFCSEHNIPLIVAMADKGKGTSHLKLGELEQAEKLFLSALAKYKTFKFQLEINDVNALLAETYLMKKEVEDAKQYAQQVIHVEDEPSVLNAKKRAYKMMADALALEGSYQEAYHYLDEYMQLSEADIDETKAKAYAYQMAKFENAEKAREIKMLNQDRALYTAQQKVVELERYNESMALMIAIGCSICLIIFGASMFVQKRKYKRISQRDPLTGVLNRGTGQDFAENLFVDVLAHRSMFSVVMFDLDHFKAINDTYGHSAGDWALRRVVDAVTPSLKSRDLFVRMGGEEFALFLPYTDEQAALKIAKQCRVAIEAIQTRPHYSDLSITASFGVCTSVEEDLSLDPLMKRVDIAMYQAKGNGRNCVVMYRPSMESTPDTPINAVNA; translated from the coding sequence TTGGCTTGTGTCTTTTCGATAGCGCTTTGCGGATCTGCCGTTGCGAGCGATGTCGATTATGACGCGGTTATCGATGAGCTAAAGGCATCGTTAATTGCAGAGCCGGCCAAGTCGTCTGAGGTAATTGCCTACCTTAAAGAGAATACCCAGCACTTGAGCCGCGAACAGAGGGCTCGGGTGTTGACCCTGGAGAGTAACAAGGAGATGTATAACGGTTCCTACGAACGCGCCTTTAACCTACTCACTCAGGCCGAACAGCTGAGCCACTCTCCCGAAACTCAAAATTCCATCTATCTGTATCAGGCCACAGCGCTGATCGCCATGAAGAACTATCAGGGCGCCTTGGATGCGATGGCCAAGAATCTCGATCGTATCGAGCAGATAGATGATGTGACCATTAAGATGACCTCTTATCTGAGGTTGGCCAACCTCTATCTGGATCTCGAAGTCTATGACGAGGTGAAGCGCTATGCCTCGCTGGCCTATGCCCTCAGCCGCGACAGATCGCCGAAAGAGCAGTGTTATGCCCAGCTGTTTTTGGCGGTAGGGGAGCTAAAGCTCTCCCACTATCATGAGGCTAAGCAGTTATTTGCCGATACCCGCACCTTCTGTAGTGAACATAATATTCCGCTTATTGTTGCCATGGCCGACAAGGGCAAGGGCACTTCACACCTTAAGCTCGGCGAGCTTGAGCAAGCGGAGAAGCTGTTCCTTTCAGCGCTTGCAAAGTACAAGACATTTAAGTTTCAGTTAGAGATTAACGATGTTAATGCCTTGCTGGCCGAAACCTACTTGATGAAGAAAGAGGTTGAGGATGCCAAGCAATACGCCCAGCAAGTCATACATGTTGAGGACGAGCCAAGCGTGCTCAACGCTAAGAAACGCGCCTATAAGATGATGGCCGATGCCTTGGCTTTAGAGGGAAGCTACCAGGAGGCCTATCATTATCTGGACGAGTATATGCAGCTCAGTGAGGCCGATATCGACGAGACCAAGGCAAAAGCCTATGCGTATCAGATGGCTAAGTTTGAGAATGCCGAGAAGGCCCGTGAAATTAAGATGCTCAATCAGGATAGGGCGCTCTATACCGCGCAGCAAAAGGTAGTTGAGCTGGAAAGATACAACGAGAGTATGGCGCTGATGATTGCCATAGGTTGCTCTATCTGTCTCATTATTTTTGGTGCTTCTATGTTTGTGCAGAAGCGCAAATATAAGCGCATCTCTCAGCGGGATCCTTTGACCGGAGTATTAAACCGAGGCACGGGGCAAGACTTTGCCGAAAATCTCTTCGTCGATGTCTTGGCTCATCGCAGCATGTTTAGTGTGGTGATGTTCGACTTAGATCACTTCAAGGCGATCAACGATACCTATGGCCATAGCGCCGGAGATTGGGCATTGCGGCGAGTAGTCGATGCCGTGACGCCAAGCCTCAAGAGCAGGGATCTGTTTGTGCGCATGGGCGGTGAAGAGTTTGCGCTCTTCTTGCCGTACACGGATGAGCAGGCGGCCCTCAAGATAGCCAAGCAGTGTCGCGTGGCTATAGAGGCGATTCAGACACGGCCTCACTATAGCGACCTGAGCATTACCGCCAGTTTCGGTGTCTGCACCAGTGTGGAGGAGGATCTTAGCCTGGATCCACTCATGAAGCGGGTCGATATCGCCATGTATCAGGCCAAGGGCAATGGCCGTAACTGCGTGGTCATGTACCGCCCAAGCATGGAGTCTACGCCCGACACCCCCATTAATGCGGTGAATGCTTAG